gcaaatgggcttagttgcttcatggcacgtgggatctccctggaccaaggatcaaatccatgtcccctgcattggcaggtgagttccaCTAAAGAAGCTCAATGAATACTTTTAAGAGTCCATAATGGACTTTTAAGAAGTCCAGGAATACTTTTAAGAGTCCATTAAGAATTTCTGTGTGTACCTACCTTAAGACAAACCTATTGTCAACAATATTTCCCTGtaaagttgtgattttttttcttcatcaaatcTTATACTTATTATGCATCTGAATATATTTAATGAGTAAAGAAGGAGTTAAATTAATGTTTATGATTCTTACAAAGATTGCTACCATCTCCTCATCAAATGAGCACTTGGCAAAATCCTACTTATTTATTACTTTAAGCAACTCCCTCAGGGtactcactctagtgttctttattacttttatttatgaaatatatttgtaaaaagcTATCTATTGTGTCTACATTTTCTATATCCTTAACATAAGTTCATAGTGAATGCAGTTTTGCTGAACTATTTTACCGCTTTGCAGCATAGTTTATCTTTATATATGACCAGAGCAAGATATCTCTTAGGAATGTCCTTATTAGATGACTGCTGGATAGAAAAATAGACAGATATCTATCTACATCCATACTTATCAAGCTGAAGCCCTGGAAATCATTGGCCAGGATAAGTAAGGCAAGTCACAGACCTAAAACATTCTAGTAAGTTTATTAAAAGTCAACATATTGAACACATAATCTAGAACATTGCCCAGATGGGCATAAGAGGAGTCAACTCCTTTATAGCCAGTAGATGAAATCAATGTCTGCTTTGATGTTAaccatttaaataatatttattcctGCCTCTTGTTAACATACATAAAGTCATTACCCAATAAGCCAACCTGCTTTTAACATATGCCTTATTGCCATATAACttgtttctcagttcagttcagttcagtcgctcagtcgtgtctgactctttgcaaccccatgaatcgcagcatgccaggcctccctgtccatcaacaactcccagagtttactcaaactcacgtccatcgagttggtgatgccatccagccatctcatcctctgtcattcccttctgctcctgcccccaatccctcccagcatcagggtcttttccaatgagtcaactcttcgcatgaggtagccaaagtactggagtttcagctttagcatcattccttccaaagaaatcccaggactgatctcctttaggatggaccggttggatctccttgcagtccaagggactctcaagagtcttctccaaaaccacagttcaaaagcatcagttcttcggggctcagctttcttcacagtccaactctcacctccatacatgaccactggaaaaaccatagccttgactagacagacctttgttggcaaagtaatatctctgctttttaatatgatgtctaggttggttataactttccttccaaggagtatgtgccttttaatttcatggctgcaatcaccatcttcagtgattttggagcccaaaaaaataaagtctgacactgtttcattCTAGAGCAAGTTAAATTgctgtaggaatgcaaactagtacagctactatggagaacagtgtggaaatgccttaaaaaactggaaatagaactgccttatgacccagcgatcccactactgggcatacacactgaggaaactagaattgaaagagacatgtgtacaccaatgttcatcacagcactgtttataatagccaggacatggaagcaacctagatgcccatcagcagatgaatggataagaaagctgtggtatatatacacaatggagtattgagttgagttgagttcagtcgctcagtcgtgtccgactctttgcgaccccatgaatcgcagcatgccaggcctccctgtccatcaccatcccccagagttcactcagactcacgtccattgagtcagggatgccatccagccatctcatcctctgtcgtccccttctcctcctgcccccaatccctcccagcatcagagtcttttccaatgagtcaactctttgcatgaggtggccaaagtactggaatttcagctttagcatcattccttccaaagaacacccagggcttatctcctttagaatggattacttagccattaaaaagaatacatttgaatcagttctaatgaggtagatgaaactggagcctattatacagagtgaagtaagccagaaagaaaaacaccaatacagtatactaacgcatacatatggaatttagaaagatggtaacaataaccctgtatgtgagacagcaaaagagacacagatgtatagaacagtcttttggactctgtgggaaagggcgagggtgggatgatttgggagagtggcattgaaacatgtatagtatcatataagaaatgaatcaccaatccaggttcgatgcatgatacaggatgcttggggctggtacactgggatgacccagagggatggtaccaggagggaggtgggaggggggtttgggatggggaacacgtgtacacccgtggcagattcatgttgatgtatggcaaaaccaatacaatattgtaattagcctccaattaaaataaataaatttaaattaaaaaataaataaatggctgtAGGAGAAGACAACTCATTTATaaactcatttaaaatgttttgatttttattcatcTTGTGTTCATATCCTTATTCCTCTTTTCTTGCACATAttggtcatgtctgatttttcCCATACTTACTCACAATGTTTTCTGCATAGTTCTGGGTATTAATGATTGCTAACACACGCAAACATGCATGAAAAAACATATAATGTCATATTTATTGTCATCTCTACCtatctctatttcttttccaggTTTACTTCTGTTTCAGTTCAAGCCAGAGATATCTTACTTACACATTCTGGCCATTAGTTAGGCAACTCTACTACTCGGAGTTACTCTTTTCCCTGAGTTGTCCCTTTCCTCAGCTAGTTTCTTGTTGCACCATTCCCAAAACATTACTCCATCATAACATCTTCTGCAACTTCTCTAAAATCTTGATTCTCATTTTACTTCTTTACCTCAAGACTGACCTGCACCTTTGCCATTTCAGCCCCAAGAAAACCAAAGTCAAAGGGAATTTTGTTCTCAGCAGAGATCTAGTTCAAGGGTTAGGAAATCAGGGCCTCTGAATTAAATCCAGTCCATATCCTGTTTTCTGTACAGTTCATGAGCTGGGaatacttttcatatttttaaatggttgggggagaaatgaaagaaaataatagttcATGACATGAAAATTGTATGAAAGTCAAATTTCAATGTCTATGAATAGTGGAATCTAGCCATGCCCATTTAGACATGTGTCtgtgattgctttttttttccccaagtatcACAATGTTTATTGATAGATACAAGTACATAAAATCAGGGCATGAACATGACTTGATAAATTAAGTAGACTTAATTTCAATACTATAATAAGAGGGACCAATTCAAATTCTCACCATTTGTTTCACACCCACAAAGACCACTTCAAGGGCATTTACGATCTCTCAAAACTGATCAGTTTTGTGCAAGTAaaccatgtttctttttaaaaagacttgatTTTTATTCATTAGGAAAGACTGAGCAGGCCTCAAGCTAACCTCATCTGCATTAAGCTGTCCTTTCTTAAAAAACCGAGGTGGCATATCCTTCGACTGTCCTTGCAGCTGGGATAAGAGTCCCTGACTCTGGTTATGGTAGAGCTGGCTTAGCCCCTGGCTTTTCATAAACTTGCCTCCCATCTCCCCAAACTGCGACTGTGTGGGAGGCATGATGTGTCCCCCATGGCCACTGAAGAGCTGATTTGAACGATGGCGCCCCATGGTGGGTGAAAATCTATCCTGGATAACTCCTGGACCAATACCAATTCCGCTTCCTGGCATTTGTCCAAACATATCAGCAAGTCCTCCAAGTGGGTCCCTATCTATTTTCATCCTGGGTGGCATAAACAGTCCCTCCAGAAAGAAGTCACTTCTCATCCCTTGAGCCATAGGAGCAGGAATAAATATTCCTAGATCTTTTACTGCATCTTGATGGATTTGATTGATCGTCTTTGGTCCATTGTCAAGAAAAGCTTTGCAAGGAGCCCAATGGTATTCTCGCAACTCTACAGTATCCTGCAGCAGGGAACGAATCCTCACCGGCAATTCCTTACTTAACATCAAGGAGCACATTCGGGCAAAGTACTGATCCATTAAGGACTTGGCTCGTTCATGGTCTAATCTAGACCCCACTGTCCTCATTATCTGACAGAGGCACTCCAAATCCTCTCCCATATCTTTGAGTTggactctcttctttttttccaaaagtgTTTTGATGCACTTATGAAGGATAGATTCATGAATAAGATCAAGCTTTCCAAGTTCTCCAATGAATTTGATGTTTCCCAACATCTTGATCTTAGCAATAGCTCTCTGTTCCTCCTCCTCAGGGAGGAGGGGATTTTCACGCTTATCATAGACGTCAACATTTCTGCTTTGGTTTTCAAATTCATCTTGTAATTTGGAAATTAGGAGGcgtctgaatgttgtgctttgcTTCTGTCCTGGTTGACCCTCTGCTGCTGGGCCATCAAAGTTTGGTGCATCTTCTGCCAATCGCAGACATAAGTGAGCATACAGTGAGCTATACTTTGGCTCTTCTAGGGCTTTGTCCACAATCAGCTGTATGACCCCTTTAAGGATGAGTTTAGACTCTACACCCACACTGAGGAGCTCAAGGCATAGCTTGCCAAACTTCTCAGGAGTAAGCTTGTTTAATATGCCTCTTACTTTCCTGAAGATTGCATCATGTCGTTCTTTTTCATTTGCGGAGTTGTTTGCTGCGGAGTTGTCATCTCGTCTAGGGCTTCGTGCAGGAATC
This is a stretch of genomic DNA from Bos mutus isolate GX-2022 chromosome 6, NWIPB_WYAK_1.1, whole genome shotgun sequence. It encodes these proteins:
- the LOC102269823 gene encoding eukaryotic translation initiation factor 4 gamma 2-like gives rise to the protein MGSNKMAEDSFPFLEYSRSSIFAKGKKICSCLKETLPSLPRWKTGEGGYLVSIATFSSAVIVQKAITGQQRVGALWRWRRVSGGGCSSDSSEPFQAVLGEGFSFLPSSSLPTPSINIILLKILRCQAAKVENAIAEVGASRFSASSGGGGSRGAPQHYPKTAGNSEFPGETPGQNAQKWIPARSPRRDDNSAANNSANEKERHDAIFRKVRGILNKLTPEKFGKLCLELLSVGVESKLILKGVIQLIVDKALEEPKYSSLYAHLCLRLAEDAPNFDGPAAEGQPGQKQSTTFRRLLISKLQDEFENQSRNVDVYDKRENPLLPEEEEQRAIAKIKMLGNIKFIGELGKLDLIHESILHKCIKTLLEKKKRVQLKDMGEDLECLCQIMRTVGSRLDHERAKSLMDQYFARMCSLMLSKELPVRIRSLLQDTVELREYHWAPCKAFLDNGPKTINQIHQDAVKDLGIFIPAPMAQGMRSDFFLEGLFMPPRMKIDRDPLGGLADMFGQMPGSGIGIGPGVIQDRFSPTMGRHRSNQLFSGHGGHIMPPTQSQFGEMGGKFMKSQGLSQLYHNQSQGLLSQLQGQSKDMPPRFFKKGQLNADEVSLRPAQSFLMNKNQVFLKRNMVYLHKTDQF